In Gigantopelta aegis isolate Gae_Host chromosome 14, Gae_host_genome, whole genome shotgun sequence, the following proteins share a genomic window:
- the LOC121388665 gene encoding dehydrogenase/reductase SDR family member 1-like has protein sequence MKTLKGKICLVTGATRGIGRGIALQLGEAGATVYITGRTLTTPPDDPVGGSLTDTAAEIEKRGGECIPIQCDHSKDEDVKKLFERVKSEQNGKLDLLVNNAYAAVSAIADHYKVPFWEQPLDIWDTVNNVGLRNTYMCAAHASKLMVPSKQGLIVNISSAGGLVYLFNVAYGVGKEACDRMAADCSVELKKHNVAFVSLWPGPVKTEKLLYNFQINKYGDGSESAHLKEFFLNHGESTEYAGKCIVHLASDPNIMKKSGRILLAADVGDEYGFVDIDGRTPYNMRCISDFLKTMKMNWLAWITPRCLKLPLWVLPLMGNKFKTPSVYTMEK, from the exons ATGAAAACTCTCAAAGGAAAGATATGTCTGGTAACTGGAGCAACCCGAGGTATAGGTCGTGGTATTGCACTACAGCTGGGCGAGGCTGGAGCAACAGTATATATCACAG GTCGCACACTGACCACTCCACCTGACGATCCTGTAGGTGGCAGTTTAACAGACACAGCAGCTGag ATAGAAAAACGTGGCGGCGAGTGTATCCCTATCCAGTGTGACCACAGTAAAGATGAGGATGTCAAGAAACTCTTCGAGCGAGTCAAGTCGGAGCAGAATGGAAAGCTAGATCTTCTCGTGAACAACGCTTATGCAGCGGTTTCT GCAATAGCTGATCACTACAAGGTTCCATTTTGGGAGCAGCCATTAGACATTTGGGACACAGTTAATAATGTGGGATTGAG aaACACTTATATGTGTGCTGCACATGCTTCCAAGCTGATGGTTCCCTCTAAACAAGGCCTCATTGTGAACATTTCGTCGGCTGGTGGACTAGTCTACCTCTTCAATGTGGCATATGGTGTCGGCAAAGAAGCG TGTGACAGGATGGCTGCTGATTGCTCCGTGGAACTGAAGAAACACAACGTAGCGTTTGTTAGTCTGTGGCCAGGACCGGTGAAAACGGAGAAATTACTGTACAATTTCCAAATCAACAAGTACGGAGATGGAAGTGAAAGT GCACATCTTAAggaattctttttaaatcatgGTGAATCAACAGAATATGCAGGAAAATGTATCGTCCATCTAGCCAGTG atcCCAACATTATGAAAAAGTCGGGTCGAATCCTGCTGGCTGCCGATGTCGGTGATGAATACGGATTTGTTGATATTGATG GTCGGACACCCTACAACATGAGATGTATCTCCGACTTCCTAAAGACGATGAAGATGAACTGGCTTGCCTGGATCACACCACGATGTTTGAAACTGCCTCTGTGGGTCTTGCCCTTGATGGGAAACAAGTTCAAAACTCCCTCAGTGTACACAATGGAGAAATAA